In Streptomyces violaceusniger Tu 4113, one DNA window encodes the following:
- a CDS encoding alginate lyase family protein, which translates to MSRTSSHRQDRSGVLSRRGLLKAGGGLTAAVALGSTFAAVSANGAPAAFTHPGMLHNAGDINRAKVRVAAGTDPWLSGWNRLTANSHSQPTWTPRATATIIRGGTGQNYSLLYNDIAAAYQNALRWRVGGTEANAQCAANILNAWSSTLRTVTGNADRFLAAGLYGWQFANAAELMRGYPAFDLGRFQEMMANIFYPLNNQFLNNHNDACITNYWANWDLCNMASILAIGILNEDSAKYEQAVTYFTSGGGNGSIAHAVPYLYTDSDGYGLGQWQESGRDQGHTLMGMGQMGAFCEMAWNQGEDLYSYDNRRFMKAAQYVAKYNLGNDVPFTTYTWGTGQNCSQSAQTVISSASRGQARPVWAMLHYHYNRRVNLDDKYISQMCFSVAPEGGGGDYGTDSGGYDQLGFGTLMYAK; encoded by the coding sequence ATGAGCCGTACTTCCTCCCACAGGCAAGACCGAAGCGGTGTGCTCAGCCGCCGGGGTCTGCTGAAGGCGGGCGGTGGCCTCACCGCCGCCGTGGCGCTGGGCTCCACGTTCGCCGCTGTCAGCGCGAACGGAGCCCCCGCGGCCTTCACCCACCCGGGCATGCTGCACAACGCGGGTGACATCAACCGCGCCAAGGTCAGGGTCGCCGCGGGCACGGACCCCTGGCTGTCCGGCTGGAACAGGCTGACCGCCAACTCCCACTCCCAGCCGACCTGGACGCCCAGGGCAACGGCAACGATCATCCGCGGAGGCACCGGGCAGAACTACAGCCTCCTCTACAACGACATCGCAGCCGCCTACCAGAACGCACTGCGCTGGCGGGTTGGCGGCACCGAGGCGAACGCTCAGTGCGCCGCCAACATCCTCAACGCCTGGTCGTCGACCCTCAGGACCGTCACCGGCAACGCGGACCGGTTCCTCGCGGCCGGCCTCTACGGCTGGCAGTTCGCCAACGCGGCGGAACTCATGCGGGGCTACCCCGCGTTCGACCTCGGCCGCTTCCAGGAGATGATGGCCAACATCTTCTATCCGCTCAACAACCAGTTCCTCAACAACCACAACGACGCCTGCATCACCAACTACTGGGCCAACTGGGACCTGTGCAACATGGCCTCGATCCTGGCCATCGGGATCCTCAACGAGGACAGCGCCAAGTACGAGCAGGCCGTCACCTACTTCACGTCGGGTGGGGGCAACGGCTCGATCGCGCACGCGGTGCCGTACCTGTACACCGACTCCGACGGATACGGCCTCGGCCAGTGGCAGGAGTCCGGACGCGACCAGGGCCACACCCTGATGGGCATGGGTCAGATGGGCGCGTTCTGCGAGATGGCCTGGAACCAGGGCGAAGACCTGTACTCCTACGACAACCGCCGCTTCATGAAGGCCGCCCAGTACGTCGCCAAGTACAACCTGGGCAACGACGTGCCCTTCACCACCTATACCTGGGGCACCGGGCAGAACTGCTCCCAGTCCGCACAGACAGTCATCTCCTCCGCGTCCCGCGGCCAGGCACGCCCGGTGTGGGCCATGCTCCACTACCACTACAACCGGCGCGTCAACCTGGACGACAAGTACATCTCGCAGATGTGCTTCTCAGTCGCTCCGGAGGGAGGAGGAGGTGACTACGGCACTGACAGCGGCGGCTACGACCAGCTCGGTTTCGGCACGCTGATGTACGCCAAGTAG
- a CDS encoding DUF6192 family protein — protein MRERSRSCAQTSNGRPAWPGVNTGTRTRRRQHTAVAGALSRAPATAGWAASRQAMRNDDTRFTVNRAQFDNSEETREKIRDRVPAVRKIEHTIEYLGSQQTLSAVARPVRR, from the coding sequence ATGCGAGAGCGGAGCCGATCGTGCGCACAGACCTCGAACGGCAGGCCCGCATGGCCGGGGGTGAACACCGGTACGCGTACTCGGCGTCGGCAACACACCGCTGTAGCGGGGGCCTTGTCCCGGGCCCCCGCTACAGCGGGCTGGGCGGCATCACGGCAGGCCATGCGCAACGACGACACCCGTTTCACCGTCAACCGGGCTCAGTTCGACAACTCCGAGGAGACCCGCGAAAAGATCCGCGACCGCGTCCCGGCGGTCCGCAAGATCGAGCACACCATCGAATACCTGGGTTCTCAGCAAACACTCAGCGCAGTTGCTCGGCCAGTCCGACGATGA
- a CDS encoding VOC family protein — MAIQRMDNVGIVVEDMDAAVAFFVELGMELEGRAEVEGLFADQCTGLDGVRCDIAMVRTPDGHSRLELAKYRSPAVISAGPRNRPHNTLGTHRVMFAVDDIEDTVARLRSHGAELVGEIARFEDSYLLCYLRGPEGIIVGLAEQLR, encoded by the coding sequence ATGGCGATTCAGCGGATGGACAACGTCGGCATCGTCGTCGAGGACATGGATGCCGCTGTCGCGTTCTTCGTGGAACTCGGTATGGAGCTGGAGGGCAGGGCGGAGGTCGAGGGCCTCTTCGCCGACCAGTGCACCGGACTCGACGGCGTCCGCTGTGACATCGCGATGGTCCGGACCCCGGACGGTCACAGCCGGCTCGAGCTGGCGAAGTACCGCAGCCCCGCGGTGATCAGCGCCGGGCCGCGCAACCGGCCGCACAACACTCTGGGCACGCACCGCGTCATGTTTGCCGTCGACGACATCGAGGACACCGTTGCCCGCCTGCGCTCTCACGGCGCCGAACTCGTCGGCGAGATCGCCCGGTTCGAGGACAGCTATCTGCTCTGCTACCTCCGCGGCCCGGAGGGCATCATCGTCGGACTGGCCGAGCAACTGCGCTGA